Proteins encoded by one window of Halorubrum ruber:
- a CDS encoding pyridoxal phosphate-dependent aminotransferase — translation MRLSDRARTLPESGIRKFFELAEARDDVISLGVGEPDFSAPWAARTAAIDSLERGKTSYTSNRGMAALRERIADHHERYDQSYDPESEILVTTGASEAVDLAFRALVDPGDTVAVHEPTYISYGPGIELAGGEQLTVPTRAEDDFALTRESLEAAGAAEADLLVLCYPNNPTGATMTDEELAEVAAFCRDEDLRVVADEIYAALTYGADHASIATQPGMRERTVVVNGFSKAYAMTGLRLGYALGPADAIDAMNRIHQYTMLSAPTTPQYAAIEALDRCDDEVTEMVDEYNRRRRLVVSRFNEMGLDTFEPGGAFYAFPECGGDDEAFAEELLEAEGVAVVPGSVFGEGGEGHLRVSYATSMRELKEATDRIASFVEGR, via the coding sequence ATGAGACTGTCGGACCGCGCGCGCACCCTCCCCGAGTCCGGGATCCGGAAGTTCTTCGAGCTCGCGGAGGCGCGCGACGACGTCATCTCGCTCGGGGTCGGTGAACCGGACTTCTCGGCGCCGTGGGCCGCGCGGACCGCCGCGATCGACTCGCTCGAACGCGGAAAGACTTCCTACACGTCGAACCGCGGGATGGCCGCGCTCCGCGAACGGATCGCCGACCACCACGAGCGCTACGACCAGTCGTACGACCCGGAGTCGGAGATACTGGTCACCACCGGCGCGAGCGAGGCGGTCGACCTCGCCTTCCGGGCCTTGGTCGACCCCGGCGACACCGTCGCGGTCCACGAGCCGACGTACATCTCCTACGGGCCGGGGATCGAGCTGGCGGGCGGCGAGCAGCTGACGGTCCCCACGCGCGCCGAGGACGACTTCGCGCTCACGCGGGAGTCGCTGGAGGCGGCCGGCGCCGCCGAGGCCGACCTCCTCGTGCTCTGTTACCCGAACAACCCGACAGGCGCGACGATGACCGACGAAGAGCTGGCCGAGGTCGCGGCGTTCTGCCGGGACGAGGACCTCCGGGTGGTCGCCGACGAGATCTACGCCGCGCTCACCTACGGCGCCGACCACGCCTCGATCGCGACGCAGCCGGGGATGCGCGAGCGCACCGTCGTCGTCAACGGCTTCTCGAAGGCGTACGCGATGACGGGGCTCCGGCTGGGCTACGCGCTGGGCCCGGCCGACGCCATCGACGCGATGAACCGGATCCACCAGTACACGATGCTGTCGGCGCCGACGACGCCGCAGTACGCCGCCATCGAGGCCTTAGACCGCTGCGACGACGAGGTGACGGAGATGGTCGACGAGTATAACCGCCGGCGGCGGTTGGTCGTCTCCCGGTTCAACGAGATGGGCCTCGACACGTTCGAGCCGGGCGGCGCGTTCTACGCGTTCCCGGAGTGCGGCGGCGACGACGAGGCGTTCGCCGAGGAGCTGCTGGAGGCGGAGGGGGTCGCAGTCGTCCCGGGGTCCGTCTTCGGCGAGGGCGGCGAGGGGCACCTCCGCGTCTCGTACGCGACCTCGATGCGCGAGCTGAAGGAGGCGACCGACCGGATCGCGTCGTTCGTCGAGGGTCGATGA
- a CDS encoding Lrp/AsnC family transcriptional regulator, with product MDAEREVLDVLARNAREDIDDIAAQTGLDAAAVADAIDALEAKSVVHGYQAVVDWDRVDEGKIRAVVEINVELDRETGYEQVADRIAKFPAVDALHLVSGDYDFAVEVLGENMQDVSEFISEQVAPMPEVTQTVTHYIMETYKDGGIRFEDGDDDDRLSVSP from the coding sequence ATGGACGCCGAGCGCGAGGTACTCGACGTGTTGGCGCGGAACGCCCGCGAGGACATCGATGACATCGCGGCCCAGACGGGCCTCGACGCGGCGGCGGTAGCGGACGCGATCGACGCGCTGGAGGCGAAAAGCGTGGTTCACGGCTACCAGGCCGTCGTCGACTGGGACCGCGTCGACGAGGGGAAGATCCGCGCGGTCGTCGAGATCAACGTCGAGCTCGACCGCGAGACCGGCTACGAGCAGGTCGCGGACCGGATCGCGAAGTTCCCCGCGGTCGACGCCTTACACCTCGTCTCCGGCGACTACGACTTCGCCGTCGAGGTGCTCGGCGAGAACATGCAGGACGTCTCCGAGTTCATCTCCGAGCAGGTCGCGCCCATGCCGGAGGTCACCCAGACGGTGACCCACTACATCATGGAGACGTACAAGGACGGCGGGATCCGGTTCGAGGACGGCGACGACGACGACCGCCTCTCCGTGTCGCCATGA